From the genome of Lutra lutra chromosome 8, mLutLut1.2, whole genome shotgun sequence:
TGGGCAGCCCTTCCttccacgggtcctgtccccatgctgtaataaaaacacctttttgcaTCAAAGACAttgtaagaattctttcttggactTTGGCTCGGATCCCCAGGACTCTAGCATTTCCACATCACTTCCCAGCACTTGAACCTTGagttgtggggggcggggggcggactGATTCCTTGTCCTTCTTAGCCTGTGTCTGggcctccctcccactctgcacCCCTAGGAAATGAGCTTCGGGAGCACTGCGGTTGCACAGAGCAGGGTCTGGAGACTCTGCCCGGCCTCACCTCCTCTTACCTCCTCCCCCCTCCTAAGCCTCCAGCTCTGTCCTCCCCAGATGCTAatgctcttttttccttcctggcacCCTCAGTGCTACCCATGTGGGTCCTGGTTCTCATCCTGGTCTTCGCCACTGGGGCACTGCTCCCTGCCCTGCGCTGCTGTGGCATGTACGGGTACAGGTAAGGGGATTCCATGACGGGTGGGGGTTCTCGGGACCCCACAGCTGGCTCGCTCTAGTCCCTGTTCCGCCCCTCCCTCTTGGGGAAACCTTGGATAAATCTCACCTTctcctctgggtctcagtttcctctctgcACAGGAGCGTGGGGCAGCTTCCCTGAGGTCCCTGGCCACTGTTACCCCTCTGGTATCTTTCTAGGCTGAACCAGAAGTGGGAGGAGAAAATCCCCAACCCCAGCAAGAGCCACCTGTTCCAGGTAGGATCTGGCTGCGAAGGCGGCTAGGGTGGTAGGGGCTCCTCTCTCCTGCGCCGACCTCCCCGTCCCTATGTCTCCCCCGCCTTTCTGTGGCTTTGAGCGTGAAACATAGGTGGCCCAGGAAGGTGCAGGAAGATCTCAGGGGCGGCCAACACCAGCAGGTTCAGCCCTGCCCTCCTCTGGACACCTGCAGAGGCGCAGGACTGGCCCTGCCTGCTGGGCTCCCGTGGAGCAAGGGTAGAGTGGAACGGGGTCCCTGCCGGGAGTCGGGGAGCTCAGCGAGAGGCCTGGTTCTGCAGGGGCGGAGGGATGACAGGAGGCAGAATGTTTTCCCCAAGGACAGACAGCGGAGCTGAGTTTTGGAGAATCCAGGGTGGCGACAGGTGGGAGAGGCCCGCAGTGGGTGGACAGGACCCCTTTGCAAAGGGGACTGTGAGGGGCGGGCCGTGAGCCTGGGCTCACATCCCAGATGCTGAGATGGTCATAAGGCGAGTGTCAGCATGTGGGTCACGGGGCCCTTTGGTCAGGCATGGCCAGCTTGCCTGTGGAGGAAGGTCATGTCTAGTGGGGAAGAAACTAGGGCGTGGGTGTGGAGGCAGCGACACTCAGATCTGTGGCCTTTCGAGAAGACAGTCCCTATCCTCTGGTGCCCAAGGACCCACAGCAAGtcccagcccctctctgggcctctccttCCTGGTGTCAGGAGGCCAGGCGGGGCTGGTCCTGGACTTGCTGAGACCCTTCCGTGTCTGGGGGCTCCCTGTATCCCCTGTGagtcctcccctccttcctccagcttctCGAGAGCTCACACACCCACAGCACAAATGTCCTTTTCCTCCCAGAACGGGAGTGCCGGCCTCCAGCTCCCAGGCAGTATATCGGGGCTCGTCAGCAGGGCCCCCCCGCATAAGGGGCCGCAGGGCAGCTTCATCCTTGGGCTGGACAGGTGAGTGTCTGGGCTTGGGATCCCTGGGAGGTAGGAGGGTGGCCCCATTGCACACTCTGGAGGCTCAGAGGAGGCAGCCTCCAGCCTGGGGCTCGGGATGAAGAGAACCAGGGAGATTGGTTTCTCTAAAGCCAGAGGATACCAGATGGTATCAGGAGGAACTTCCCGAATATTGGGCGAGGGAGGGCCCTACCTTGGACTTGACCCGAGGTAGAAGACTGGAGCAGGTGACTTCTCCCTGCCCTGTTGCCCAGGGAAAGTCCGCATGGGGGTGCTGATGACatggtggcagggggagggactgaAGGGACAAGGACATGGCTAGGCACGCGTGGGCTTGGCATCCACCTGGTCCCCTGAAGCTGGATGGATGAAGGAGCCGGGGTGAGAGGagccactctctctgcctctgagagGCAGAAGACTTTGAACCAGAGCATGGAGGCTGGCAGGTGAAGCCAGCGGGGCACCGAAGGCCGGTGCAGTGCCCTCTCTTGGCTTGCTCCCTAACCTtgccctgccctgtgccctcccTGAGCCCTGGGTGAGGTcaggcctccccccaccccactccagccCTAGCATGAGCCGAAGTGGCAGCCCCGGGTGACCTCAATATCTCTGCGCCTGTTCTCCCCGCAGCGTGTTCCCTGTAGACTACAGACACAGCGAGGTGTCGCCTCTCACCACGGAGGACCCAAAAGATGCCTGTGAATCACCATCAGAGCCTGACACGACTCCAGCCTCCTTGGACCCGTACTCGGAGGAGGCCCCTGGACCCCAGCTAGACCCATCGGCCCCCGCGGGCAGGTCGGAGAGCCAGGCTTCCGGCTTCGACTTCAATGGCCCCTACCTGGGGCTCCCCCACAGCCACTCCCTGCCTGACGTGCTGGGCCAGCCGGCACCCCCACAGGCAGGCCTGAGCCAGAAGCCGCAGCCTCCGGGGTCCCTGGAGTACCTGTGTCTGCCCGCAGGGGGGCAGGTGCAGCTGGTCCCGCTCGCCCAGGTGatggcccaggcccaggccatgGATCGGGAGGGGAGCCCTGACCCGGGCGAGGAGGGGAGCCCCTCCCTGGAGTCAAAGGCATGCCCCGCCCCTTCTGCACCCGGGTTGATGGTAGGCGGTCAAGGCCCAAAGAACAGCCCCAGCCCAAAGGATGGGACACTTGCGGCTCTGGCCACTGGCTCTGGGGCCCATGAGGATGGTCTTCTGGCATCTGGCTATGTCACCACTACAGACCTAGCACTCCCCTTGCCCACGGGGCTGCCATCTGCCTCCACAGTTCACCTACTGCACCTGCCCACAGACCAGAGCCACAGCCTCCGTCCTGGAGTGGCTGGTGGGTCCCATGCAGTCCCAGGCCCCGTGAGGCCAGAAATTGAGGGCTATGTGGATGTCCCTCCAACCCCAGGCCAGTCTCCTAAGTCCCCTCTGGGCAgtcctgcccttcctccagccAGCAGCCCCATCCTAAGCCCAGgggagcccagagcagagggGGTGCCCCTCTCCCCATACCCCGAGGGGCTCCTGGTCCTACAGCAGGTGGGTGACTACTGCTTcctccctggccctgggctctggtcTTCTCTCACCCCAGACAAAGCCCTCTTCCCCAGGACCCTATCCTGAGATCGGGGACCCCCGACCAGGTGTTCCAGGCCAAGAAGGCCTTGGGCCAGGCCATTCCCAGATGCCAGCCATCCGGCACTTCAAGGCCCTCACGCAGCAGGACTACCTGTCACTACCGCCCTGGGATGTCGGCAGGCCTGGGGAGGTGTGCTGACACCTTCGAGCTCCTGGGGGACTGAGTGGAAGTTCTGTCTCCCCTTCCACTGGTCCCTCGCCTCATCCGCACTCCATTCTGCAAAGCTGCGTTGGGGCTTCTGAGTTGGAGCAGATAGAGGTGGGGAAATGAGTCGGCCTCCTCTCTTCTAACTTGACCTTCAGCCAATCGAttttcctctccccactgcctccctttctctctcacagaCAGGCGGACACAGACACGTGCACATGTTTCTTTCATGTTAACTTACTTTTAGGGTCCAAAGTATTAGAGCTTCCTCTATACCCATTCTATTTGCccctgattttttgttttttgtttttggggggttttatgttttttgtttttgtttttaatagatttcCTTGCTTTCGCCactgtcttctttccctttccactGATTTATTATCTGAGTGACTTTGAGCTAAGCCCAGTCTGAGATGTCGTGTCTGGGTCGGAGCCTGTTCTGACACCAACATGTCCAGCTACATGGAAGTCTTGGGTCTGTGGCCTGGCCCTGGCAGGTGCGGACATAGCCCTTGTGTGGAGAGAGGCAAGGGGCTACCCTGGCTGAGACCCCAGAGAGGGAAGGCTCAGGAGAGCTGTGCAGGGCCTGATTCTGGGCGCTCCGAGCAATGAGCATGGTAAGGGGCGTGCAAGAGGAGAGTTGTGCTGAGCTCacaggagccccccccccacaaccccagtCTCATGGTGTGCGTTCTGCCCACTGGCTACTTTCTATGTCCTGCCTGGTGGGGCCTGTGGAGGGACGTCCAGAAACCACATGCACTCCAGAAATGCTGGGAAGAACCGctcaacaaagggaaaaaagggaaattatcAAGGGCCCTGCACCCTTCGGGGCTTAAAATCAGAGTCATGCTGCTGTCCTCCCTCCAGAAAGAACTTACAGCTCCTACCTCTCCTGGCCACGGCCCAGGGGCTTTGGAGCTATGTCTGGTCCTACCCAGAGGATTACGGTTTCTTAAAATATGTGCCTTTCtgacatgccaaaaaaaaaaaaaaaaaggcattaaattgttttaatttgcattatttgATAACTATCAAGTTTGCACACATTTTCGTATTCCTGGGCATTCGTATTTCTTGACTGGGCTAAGCCCGTTAAGGACTTTGTTTTGCGAGGTGTTCATCTTTTCCcgattaagttttttttttaaactgtttacaTGTGGTCTTTCATGATCGGTGCAGGTTTTTCCCTCTAGTTTGTAGTTTGTCTTTGGGTTTTATATCTGAGGATCGTAGACAGACGCATACAATGTAGCCTTCTCCACACACAGAGATTTGCTGGCGCTACTTTGGGTGTCCAATTTACAAGGGCTTTCCCCCTCCAAAACTATATTGGTCCTAATTgatatttttctagttctttttcagTTTCAAGCTTTTTGTGTAAAATTGTGTTGGGTTTGGAATGTTCGCATGCGAGAGGGAGAGTTGCCTTCATGTTTTCCCGGAATGAGTGGCCTGGGTGTTTCTCCATCGTTTGCTGAAACACCCATTCTTCGTCCCCGTGTCTAAAACGCCAGTTTTATGATCTAGAAAGTCCCTGATATACTTAGTGGGTTTCTAGGTTTCCAATTTTCTTATCTTACATTGTCTGCTCAATGCCCCCCCTCCCAGCTTTGTAACGTTTtaacaagtggcagatccaatGTTGTCATTTTTGTTCTCAAAGCCCTGCTCAATACAGCAAtgttgggaggaggggaaaggatgaTAAACAATGTAAATATTCACAAGGATGACTTGTTACAATAATAACACTTCAGGTTATTCTAAAGTAGAATCCTGTGTTACAGATGGATGAGGTAGCACTAcatggattaaaaagaaatccaagagaaTGAATTCCAAAATGTTCAGACATTTGTTAGCTGAAAAAaattgcaataaaatattttttttttataacataaaacCCAAACTCTAAATTTGTGTCTCTTGTGTTGGAATagcaggggaggggtgtggtTTGAAACAACAGTTGCATTAAGGAGGGTGAATCCTGTGAAACAGAAAGGCCCGTGGGTCTCTGAGGCATCAAGGTGGATTTCGGGAAAGCCAGCTCAGGGTGTCCTTATGGTTGGACGGGTGTGTGGAGGTGAGTGCAGGTGGATTCACAGATAATGAATCACGACAAATGCTGGGCCAGGTGGAGGGTGATTGGAAACAGGACCTGAGAAGTTGCAGGAAGTGGCCATGTTCTCTtacccaggccccaggcctggAGCGTGAGCCTGCACCGCCGAGTGGCGGCCCTCATCCAGAAGGCCCTCATAAGACACCAGAGCCGAGTTCAGAGACCTGACATTGTCTGAGCCTTTACCTGGCTGTGTCACCTTGAGGGGCCACTTGCCATCCCTGAGCCTCACTGTGAGGTCTTCCCAGCTACAAAATGCTGGCACCAGATGGCATCTGCCAGCCTGTGCCTTGAACCTGGCTCCCCCGGACCCCGGTGTTCCCTCTTGCCCTCACCACTCTGCTGATGTCCTCACAAGcagagctcagggtcctgaggatAACCAGGGCCCAAGTTAACCATCATCGGCCTAGAACAAACTTCAGGCATCCAAGAAGGAACAGAAACATCATCCATCAGAAACGaaacatcaggggcacctgggtggctcagtgggttaaagcctctgcctttggctcaggtcatggtctcagggtcctgggatcgagccccacatcaggctctctgctcagcagggagcctgctttctcctctctctctctccctctgcctgcctctctgcctacttgtgatctctgtcaaataaataaaaaaaacctttaaaaaaaaaaaaaaagaaacgaaacaTCACTACACTTTATTATTGCAAATGTGAGTCTCCCAGATTGAAACGCTGACATTTTCCTGGCTACTAATGACAAGGGCTCAGCACTGTGGGCACCAGGCCACTCCCTGGTTTCCTCTCGGGCACCCAGTGCTGCTTCATTGACACCCCTGGTCAACCAGCCCTTGGGATGTTACCCCGATCTTCCGGTGCTCAGTAGAACATAATTCGGGTCAAAGCTTCTAGCAAGTATATTTCCAGAAGAAACCCCGTACTCAGGATGAGTGGCTTAGACATATCCCGAAAGCCTCATCTACAACTCCCAGAGCCGTCATTTCTACAAGTGTGCTGTTGAAATTTTAGCCTCCAAAGACGCAAAACTGTGAGGGGTGGTACCTTATGGTGTTCATGTTGAGTCTGCTGTGTTGAGGTTGGAAGAATAAGGATAGGCTGTTGGCCGAATGCCTTACTGATCTGTAATCCCGgctccctttccttttttgcttccCCCCTTCACCACGTCTGCCTCAAACACACTTGCTCACTCATGCTGTGCTGGGAACTTTGTCCACTGTGAAATCTGGGCGCGCGCGCGGTGAAGTTGGCATTTTGTTTGTAATTTACTCTCCCAAGATGTGAACGATTCTCAGACAGGTCCTTTGCTTGAAGGATCTATGGCCTAAAAGGCATGAAACCActcaaaaaggaaacagaattcttAAAGAGATTCTGTTCTGTGTGAGGAACGCTAATACCCTCCAATTTCTACAGAGATTagaattataatataattaaatctCTACTTCCTGCCTTTTACTGTTATTTAAGTTTAATAGGATTGGTCTGTAATAGCCTTCCTGAAATTATCAAGCAAATACACTGTCTTAATATTTGTACTAACCATCCATCTATGTCCCTATTTAACTTTTAAAGCTCTTAATTACggttttcttcataaaaattaatagttttcACCATCCTTAATTAGTGCAGCATTTTGCTCTcgaaataataaatatgtatttatatttcaacTGCCTGATTCAGTTTCAGCATGAGAAGTGTGTAAGCAAATGCATTGCATGGGGAGAAAAGAGCGGGTACGTATAGGTTACAAAAGGCAAAGTATGCGTAGTGTTCAGAGACACACAGTGGCTGGTGCAGGAGAAGGACACTTGGGATGGTGGTAGAGGCCCCCCTAGGAGTCAGGGTACTGCTTTGGGGCGGGCTGGGAGGCTGGCCTGGGAGAAGGGCAAGGATCTCACTCCTATCCTGGGGGAGGCAATTACAAGGATATTCACcttataataatttattgttaAGCTAAACTGTTTCATGTGGGTTTGAGTACTTGTGTTACAAACAGCTTGTAAAAAAAGATCCAGTACCCATCTGGAAATAAGAAACACTAACTGCTGAGACATACTACATCACATCCAAGGtccttttataaattcttttccaccggCCTGTATCTGTTTATTGCGTTTTTCCCTTTGGTTTCTGGCCCTGGTGCACCCCTGCTTGCGTTTCAGTGCATCCCGTGGGGTCATCGTGCATGGGAgaaacttgttctctctctcctcctgtctcccctcctgCGCCTTCCCAGCCCCAGTGCCCGGGGACCCCCGGCACCTCTCTGCTCTAGCTCCCGCCGCACGGAGCTGAAATCATCTGTCCGCTCCTCTGCCTCCATTCTACTGTGAGCACCGCGGGAGCGGAAGCCCAGCATACTGCCAGACACCCAGCAGACATCcaataaattagatttcaaatttcaaattcatgTTCCTCTCTGTACCGATAACATCTCAGGTTCCATTCATGACCTCCCATGATTATTCAGGGAGGGCAACGAATCTTTCAGAACTTTAATCGTCGGAAAAGGGATTTCTGTCTGAAGGTCTCTCAGGATGAACTGCTAGTCCAGAACTCTCCAGAGTCCCCCCATCTCCTGAGTGTTTTCTCTAGTGAACAAGATTCAGGGGATTCTCGTTTTCCCCTTTTGGTGAAACGTGGTCTTGTCACTTTCCCATACGAAATGCCCATCTGcgtaataaaagaataaaagagaaacttCATTAGGgataatgttttctcttttcattagCATTCACTGAacggttaaaaaaaaacatgaagacaTTTCACGGCAAGGTTCTATCTCGAACCTTGGCCAACTGTTTCCAAGGATAATGGCCACCGTCCCTCCCACCTGCATGCCCCTCTGTGCTGTGACCTTCGTGGGGCCTCTTGTTCACAGGAGGGGACGATTTCTCCTCCCCATCTGACTTGGGTCAGCCAGCAGGGCACAGAGGAGCTAGGTGGGGGGACCTCAGGGGCAGGTGGGCAAGGGCCGGAGCTTGTCGGCTCCTGGTCAGCCAGCGGGTGAAGCAGACGGAGCTGCCCGGTGTCGAGAACTCATGCAGACAGAAGGCCTGGAGGGTGAGCAACCcccatggaggggagggaggcggcCCGGTTACACTAGCGTGGCCGTCTCTGGCATTCCTGCCACACTGCCCAGCCCCAGCTAGCTGCTGCACGTGGATGTCCCAACCTGGCTTCGTGGAGCAGAACCGCCCGCTGACTGGGGACATCTAATCAGCGCCTGTTCTCTTCAGCCACACGTGTGAATGGTTTGATCCAGGACAACGGGTTCCTGCTCTGCTGGGTCAGCTCctagaggtgggggtgggggttggggggctgtcGTGTGATGGTCATGCTGAAGCAAAGCCAGAAGCTTCTCCGAAGGCAGGCACTTGGCCAGCAGGCTTTTCCAGGTCCAAGCTCATGGCATTCTTGTTCCTTGTCATCACACCCCTTCCCTATACCAGGCCGTTCCCTCCCGTGTCCCTCAGTCCCATCAGCAGATCCCCCTTCGTCTAGTCTGCGTTCTCACACCTGAAAACACAGTCAACACTCTTCCGTCTTTGAAACGACATCGTCCTCGCCCAGCCAGGACCCACAATGAGTTGGTGTCTCCTCGGCCCTTCCTCCGCAGCCGAGCTTTGCCCAAGAGCCTTGTTCTTCCTCCTGTTTTTCGCGGGCCACAGTCTGGCTCCGCCCCCCATGCCGCAGCACTGGCTCTCGCCAGTGTCACCTGGACATTGCCTTGTCACCATCAGCCTGTCCCTGGACTCACCAGGATCCTCAGACATGGCACCAGACTGTGGCCTGTCCCAGGGCCTTATACGAATTTCCCGTGTAACACCTGCAACCTCTCAGCTCCGAGCCTCCGCCCAACCCCTCTGATGGgcccttctctgtcctccctggCCCAGGCTTCTCCCTCCAGCACAGTGTCCCCAGGGTTGTGCTCCCATGCACGGCCCATGCCATATGACCTCCTCTGGTGCTCCATCTTCAGGGTCTCTGGCTCCCCAGCTTTCTCCCAGTGTTTCTCCAGGTCCGTTCTCTCCCCCCAATTCAACAGCCATAGATCCAACTGCCCAGAGGACACCTCCCCTCAGATTTTCCAGAGACACCCCACATTGAACATGCCTCCCCATGGCCCCTGAGCCCCACACTACTTCTCCTTTAGTACAGGCCCTAGCCCCAGGCCCCTGGTCCTGCTGAGGCCAGAGAAGAGCCAGACACGGGGGGAGTCATGGTAGGGTGATCTGAGCCCAAAATGGGGAACCAGAGAGGGGACCCCAACCCTACTCCCCTAAGCTACATCCCTTTCATCAAGGGTGTGTCACAGGGCCACAGGGGCACCAGAACCAAACAGCAATCATGAGGAAGATAGGACCTCAGAGCACTTGAGAGATGGCCCCCATGAGGGGACAAGAGGGAAGAGTCCGGGCTGAGAAGCATGGCGGCCTCCCTTGCCAATGGCGGGGCTACGCTTATGAAAACCTCTCCCATGCGGGGAGCTCACGACTGGAGTCAGCCtagagctggggaaggagagctAACTTTGCAGACCCTGGGGGGAGGCCGCTGATTCTTGCTCTACACAGAGCTGTGTGGTCCTGAACAAGTGACTTCAACTGTCCGAGTCTCAACTTtatcatctgtagaatgggaa
Proteins encoded in this window:
- the CSF2RB gene encoding LOW QUALITY PROTEIN: cytokine receptor common subunit beta (The sequence of the model RefSeq protein was modified relative to this genomic sequence to represent the inferred CDS: deleted 1 base in 1 codon) — protein: MVVSRGLLPVVLLALFWGPSMAGAHETVPLQTLSCYNDYKSLITCRWANTQDTQGLINLTLYRRLNEDPPKPVSCDLSNETALLDHPCPGCLSRRCVIPYEFFVIADRDYFSFQPDRPLGTQLTITLTQHVQAPAPKDLLINTTGERFLLTWTVALPDSQSHWLSNLEYEVVYKRLQDSWEEASTLYLNSSQAILESEHLIPSSTYVARVRTHLAPSSGLSGRPSQWTPEVRWHSQTGDKAQPQNLQCFFDGAAVLSCSWEVRSEVANSVSFALFYKASPNAGEEECSPVLKEELPGLYVQYRCQIAVPDPRKDSRYTISIRPKEEEKFIKSSENIQMAQPTLNVTRSRDGYTLHWTAQEMFYKHIGHTFQVQYKKATASREESKTETLQNAHSMSLPPLEPSTRYHARVRVKPTPGGYDGIWSEWSEELFWDTEWVLPMWVLVLILVFATGALLPALRCCGMYGYRLNQKWEEKIPNPSKSHLFQNGSAGLQLPGSISGLVSRAPPHKGPQGSFILGLDSVFPVDYRHSEVSPLTTEDPKDACESPSEPDTTPASLDPYSEEAPGPQLDPSAPAGRSESQASGFDFNGPYLGLPHSHSLPDVLGQPAPPQAGLSQKPQPPGSLEYLCLPAGGQVQLVPLAQVMAQAQAMDREGSPDPGEEGSPSLESKACPAPSAPGLMVGGQGPKNSPSPKDGTLAALATGSGAHEDGLLASGYVTTTDLALPLPTGLPSASTVHLLHLPTDQSHSLRPGVAGGSHAVPGPVRPEIEGYVDVPPTPGQSPKSPLGSPALPPASSPILSPGEPRAEGVPLSPYPEGLLVLQQVGDYCFLPGLGSGLLSPQTKPSSPGPYPEIGDPRPGVPGQEGLGPGHSQMPAIRHFKALTQQDYLSLPPWDVGRPGEVC